The proteins below come from a single Chryseobacterium capnotolerans genomic window:
- the nuoK gene encoding NADH-quinone oxidoreductase subunit NuoK, producing MGEVNTFIQSIPLDYFIILCSVLFCLGVMGVLLRKNAIVILGCVELMLNSVNLLLAAFSAYKGNGDGQLLVFFIMVVAAAEVAVGLAIIAMLYRNTRSVDVSIFNKLRG from the coding sequence ATGGGAGAAGTAAATACATTTATACAAAGCATCCCTTTGGATTACTTCATTATCCTTTGTTCAGTATTGTTCTGCTTAGGAGTGATGGGAGTATTGCTTAGAAAAAATGCTATTGTGATTCTAGGCTGTGTAGAGCTTATGCTTAACTCTGTAAACCTTTTATTGGCTGCTTTTTCAGCATACAAAGGAAATGGAGACGGACAGCTTTTAGTGTTCTTCATTATGGTGGTAGCTGCTGCTGAAGTAGCGGTAGGTCTGGCAATTATTGCTATGCTGTATAGAAATACCCGTTCTGTAGATGTGAGTATATTTAATAAATTAAGAGGATAA